A window of the Butyricimonas virosa genome harbors these coding sequences:
- a CDS encoding tryptophanase, whose product MELPFAESWKIKMVEPIRKSTREEREQWIKEAHYNVFQLRAEHVYIDLLTDSGTGSMTDRQWAGMMLGDESYAGASSFFNLKNMITRLTGFDYVIPTHQGRAAENVLFSYLVKEGDIVPGNSHFDTTKGHIEGRKAIAWDVTIDEAKDTQLEVPFKGNLDPKKLEKVLAEHADKIPFIIVTITNNTAGGQPVSMKNIKEVRAIADKYGKRVLFDSARFAENAYFIKTREEGYQNKTIKEIVKEMFDNADGMTMSAKKDAIVNMGGFIATRHQDWFEGAKGFCVQYEGYLTYGGMNGRDMNALAIGLDENTEFDNLETRIKQVEYLAKRLDEFGIPYQRPAGGHALFVDAPKVLTHVPKEEFPAQTLTVELYLEAGIRGCEIGYILADRDPVTRENRFGGLDLLRLAIPRRVYTNNHMDVIAVALKNVFDRREQITRGFQITWEAPLMRHFTVQLERAK is encoded by the coding sequence ATGGAATTACCTTTTGCAGAATCGTGGAAGATTAAAATGGTAGAACCCATTCGTAAAAGTACTCGTGAAGAGAGAGAACAATGGATTAAAGAGGCACACTATAACGTGTTCCAATTACGTGCAGAACACGTCTATATTGACTTGTTGACCGACTCGGGAACCGGTTCTATGACAGATCGCCAATGGGCCGGAATGATGCTGGGTGATGAAAGTTATGCTGGAGCATCTTCTTTCTTTAACCTGAAAAACATGATTACTCGTTTGACCGGGTTCGATTACGTGATCCCGACTCACCAAGGACGTGCTGCCGAGAATGTACTTTTCTCTTATCTTGTAAAAGAGGGTGATATTGTACCGGGTAACTCTCATTTTGACACGACGAAAGGTCACATCGAAGGTCGTAAGGCTATCGCTTGGGATGTGACGATCGACGAGGCAAAAGATACCCAGTTGGAAGTTCCTTTTAAAGGAAATCTTGACCCGAAGAAATTGGAAAAAGTATTGGCAGAACATGCTGATAAGATTCCGTTTATCATTGTAACTATAACGAATAACACGGCTGGTGGACAACCTGTTTCGATGAAGAATATCAAGGAAGTTCGTGCTATTGCGGATAAATATGGCAAACGTGTATTGTTCGATTCTGCTCGTTTCGCTGAGAATGCTTATTTCATTAAAACTCGTGAGGAAGGTTATCAGAACAAGACGATTAAAGAGATCGTGAAAGAAATGTTCGATAACGCAGATGGTATGACCATGAGTGCGAAGAAAGATGCAATCGTGAACATGGGTGGATTCATCGCAACTCGTCATCAAGACTGGTTTGAGGGAGCTAAAGGTTTCTGCGTACAATACGAAGGTTACTTGACATACGGAGGTATGAATGGTCGTGATATGAATGCTTTAGCTATCGGTTTGGATGAAAATACCGAATTTGATAACTTGGAAACTCGTATCAAACAAGTTGAGTATTTGGCAAAACGTTTGGATGAATTTGGAATTCCTTACCAACGTCCTGCAGGTGGTCATGCATTGTTTGTTGATGCACCGAAAGTGTTGACTCATGTTCCGAAAGAAGAGTTCCCGGCTCAAACGTTGACCGTTGAATTATACTTGGAGGCTGGTATTCGCGGTTGCGAGATCGGTTATATTTTGGCTGACCGTGATCCGGTGACTCGTGAGAATCGTTTCGGTGGTTTGGATCTTCTTCGTTTGGCTATCCCGAGAAGAGTGTACACGAACAACCATATGGACGTGATTGCCGTTGCATTGAAGAATGTATTTGATCGTCGTGAGCAGATTACTCGTGGTTTCCAAATTACTTGGGAAGCACCGTTAATGCGTCACTTCACTGTTCAGTTGGAGCGTGCTAAATAA
- a CDS encoding transposase translates to MDNYPISGKSLEKFYHVNGDLLVQQYKKHLSDYSSWEPRSHADKWLLFPGNLGPRLSIDESSLSRGELYTIVTNKDGHGGKGTLVAIIEGVKAVEVSSILRKLPRQARHRVLEITLDMSSTMHAIARECFPNAEQVIDRFHVQKLACDALQELRIEHRWEAINEETNEMENARLEGRKYRARKFRNGETRKEILFRSRLLLFKDPAAWNVKQRKRASVLFELYPDIQKAFALVQRLRRIYSSCKSVAGARLKLALWYNQVNEAGFHSFNSVAASVFAHSTRILNFFNNRSTNASAESFNAKLKAFRAQFRGVLDIKFFLFRVAKIFA, encoded by the coding sequence TTGGATAATTACCCGATCAGCGGCAAGAGCCTGGAGAAGTTCTATCACGTCAACGGGGACTTACTGGTACAGCAATACAAGAAACATTTAAGCGATTACTCGTCGTGGGAACCACGCTCCCACGCGGACAAGTGGTTGCTCTTCCCGGGGAACCTGGGCCCTCGCTTGAGTATCGACGAGAGCTCCCTTTCTCGTGGCGAGTTATACACGATCGTTACCAACAAGGACGGTCACGGCGGCAAGGGAACCCTCGTTGCCATCATCGAGGGAGTAAAGGCCGTGGAGGTATCCAGTATCTTGAGGAAGCTCCCCCGTCAAGCCCGCCACCGGGTGCTGGAGATTACTCTTGACATGTCCAGCACCATGCACGCTATCGCCCGGGAATGCTTTCCCAACGCGGAACAGGTTATCGATCGCTTTCACGTGCAGAAGCTTGCCTGTGACGCCTTGCAAGAGTTAAGGATCGAGCACCGCTGGGAGGCGATTAACGAGGAAACCAACGAGATGGAAAACGCCCGGCTGGAGGGGAGGAAGTACAGGGCGAGAAAATTCCGTAACGGGGAAACCAGGAAAGAGATACTGTTCCGTTCCAGGTTGTTATTGTTTAAAGACCCGGCGGCCTGGAACGTGAAACAAAGAAAGAGGGCTTCCGTGCTTTTCGAGTTGTATCCCGACATCCAAAAGGCGTTCGCCCTGGTACAGAGGTTGAGAAGAATCTATTCCTCGTGCAAGTCCGTGGCGGGAGCCAGGCTCAAACTCGCCTTGTGGTACAATCAAGTCAACGAGGCTGGCTTTCATTCTTTCAATTCCGTTGCCGCTTCCGTGTTCGCGCACTCGACCAGGATATTGAACTTTTTCAACAACAGGAGTACCAACGCTTCCGCCGAGTCTTTTAACGCCAAGCTCAAGGCCTTCAGGGCTCAATTCAGGGGCGTGCTTGACATTAAATTTTTTCTCTTTAGAGTCGCTAAGATTTTTGCATGA
- a CDS encoding TlpA family protein disulfide reductase — protein sequence MKHIILLFECLGCLLMGCSDPSYHLTVSMYGNGSLPGDTVYLYRFNEQTMQFEKGDSAMLNDRQQVCFTGKYTGPEYVSVGVRKKATSKFFMLDTTEVFAYNVLLYEEPNFFNPSGYKFTKKYMIVEGGRESAILDYYQGMERLTLIPHRQENNEAFKRNVIMDMLVKFPNSRAMLMILNGARNRFSMDRLEEALGLFNAPELVEHPLYKDLVTYRETMMKTAVGQVVPDFSLPSKNGKEVAISSFRGKYVLLDFWASWCGPCIGEMPNVHKAYDLLHDEAFEVVSISTDRKEADWRNALKEKQMEHFVNLRDTKDVLHEVFNREAIPFILLLDPQGRIVAKELRGENIYKVAVESMNK from the coding sequence ATGAAACATATTATATTATTATTTGAATGTTTGGGATGTCTATTGATGGGATGTTCCGATCCATCTTATCATTTGACCGTTTCTATGTACGGGAACGGAAGTTTGCCGGGAGACACGGTGTATCTATACCGTTTTAACGAGCAGACCATGCAATTTGAAAAAGGAGATTCTGCCATGCTAAATGATCGGCAACAGGTGTGTTTTACTGGTAAGTACACGGGGCCGGAGTACGTGAGCGTGGGAGTAAGAAAAAAGGCTACTTCGAAGTTCTTTATGTTGGATACTACGGAAGTATTTGCCTATAATGTTTTATTATACGAGGAGCCTAATTTCTTTAATCCTTCCGGGTATAAGTTCACGAAGAAATATATGATCGTGGAGGGAGGACGTGAATCGGCTATTCTGGATTATTATCAAGGGATGGAACGTTTGACTTTAATTCCTCACCGGCAAGAGAATAATGAAGCATTTAAGAGGAACGTGATCATGGATATGCTGGTAAAATTTCCGAATTCGAGAGCGATGTTGATGATTTTGAATGGTGCGAGAAATCGCTTTTCGATGGATCGGTTGGAGGAAGCATTAGGCTTGTTTAATGCTCCGGAATTAGTTGAACATCCCTTGTATAAGGATTTGGTCACTTATCGTGAGACGATGATGAAGACGGCCGTGGGACAGGTAGTACCTGATTTTTCGTTACCTTCCAAGAATGGGAAAGAGGTTGCGATTAGTTCTTTCCGGGGAAAATACGTGTTGTTGGATTTTTGGGCTTCGTGGTGTGGGCCTTGTATCGGAGAGATGCCCAACGTGCATAAAGCTTATGATTTGTTACATGATGAAGCGTTTGAGGTTGTTTCGATTTCTACGGATAGGAAGGAAGCCGATTGGCGAAATGCCTTGAAGGAGAAACAGATGGAACATTTTGTGAATTTGAGGGACACGAAAGATGTCTTGCATGAGGTATTTAACCGGGAAGCGATTCCTTTCATTCTGTTGCTTGATCCACAGGGTCGAATTGTGGCGAAAGAATTGCGGGGAGAGAATATTTACAAGGTAGCTGTTGAAAGTATGAATAAGTAA
- a CDS encoding DEAD/DEAH box helicase: protein MGFQDLNVSKQILMALEEAGFENPTPIQEEVFSVSRSGKDLIGIAQTGTGKTLAYLIPMLMKLHYAQGLVPRALVIVPTRELVVQVCESVELLTEFMDIRCVGVYGGTNIRTQQDRVFEGVDLLVATPGRFMDIYYNGIIRTKMIKTVVVDEADRLMDLGFLPQLKGIFEVLPEKHQTMLFSATFSEAVESLSRDFLNDPVRVEVARQATPVANVKQYRYDVPNISTKINLLKLLLTDKENFKKVMIFTETKKNADRIVERLADHWKGELSVIHSNKAQNTRLKALRAFKEGETRIMVASDVAARGIDVQDVSHVINFDIPSLAEEYVHRIGRTARAGKEGAAISFVSEVEEDRFMDIERLINQEVEILDLPEKLEISQLLLEEEQVQTNNIVYQRGKPQGGGAFHVKKAKNTYTAEDNRRNVMKKRMAKKKKK, encoded by the coding sequence ATGGGATTTCAGGATTTAAATGTAAGTAAGCAAATTTTGATGGCGTTGGAAGAGGCTGGTTTCGAGAACCCGACTCCTATTCAGGAAGAAGTATTTTCAGTCAGTCGCTCCGGGAAGGATTTGATCGGTATCGCCCAGACCGGTACGGGAAAGACGCTGGCTTACCTGATCCCGATGTTGATGAAATTGCATTATGCGCAAGGGCTGGTGCCGCGGGCGTTGGTGATTGTTCCCACGCGGGAATTGGTGGTGCAGGTGTGCGAGAGTGTTGAATTGTTGACGGAGTTCATGGACATTCGTTGCGTGGGTGTGTACGGGGGAACGAATATCCGGACACAACAAGATCGGGTGTTCGAAGGAGTGGACTTGCTCGTGGCTACACCGGGGCGTTTCATGGATATATATTATAATGGTATCATCCGTACGAAAATGATCAAGACTGTCGTGGTTGACGAGGCCGATCGGTTGATGGATCTGGGTTTCCTTCCGCAATTGAAAGGGATTTTCGAGGTGTTACCGGAGAAACATCAGACGATGTTGTTTTCCGCTACTTTTTCGGAGGCCGTGGAGAGTCTGTCGCGTGATTTCCTGAATGATCCAGTACGGGTGGAAGTAGCTCGTCAGGCAACTCCCGTGGCGAACGTGAAACAGTATCGTTATGATGTTCCGAATATTTCGACCAAGATCAATTTGTTAAAATTGTTGCTTACCGATAAGGAGAATTTCAAGAAAGTGATGATTTTTACCGAGACGAAAAAAAATGCGGATCGTATTGTGGAGCGTTTGGCCGATCACTGGAAAGGTGAGTTAAGTGTTATTCACTCGAATAAGGCCCAGAATACTCGTCTGAAAGCTTTGAGGGCGTTCAAGGAAGGGGAGACCCGTATCATGGTGGCCTCTGACGTGGCTGCCCGCGGTATTGACGTGCAGGATGTGAGTCACGTGATCAATTTTGATATACCTTCTCTTGCGGAAGAGTACGTGCATCGAATCGGACGTACGGCTCGTGCGGGAAAAGAAGGAGCCGCGATCAGTTTCGTGTCGGAAGTCGAGGAAGATCGTTTTATGGATATTGAACGTTTGATTAACCAGGAAGTTGAAATACTTGATTTACCTGAAAAGTTGGAAATTTCTCAGTTGCTGCTGGAAGAGGAACAGGTGCAGACCAATAATATTGTTTATCAACGAGGAAAACCGCAAGGAGGCGGGGCTTTCCACGTTAAGAAGGCAAAAAATACATATACTGCCGAGGATAACCGGAGAAACGTGATGAAGAAACGAATGGCAAAGAAAAAGAAGAAGTAA
- a CDS encoding RNA polymerase sigma factor, with product MKSSETDITFLNKLNARDHEAFKQLFREFFQDIAYYSSKILKDTDIAEDIAQEVFIRLWEKENHFENYLALKSYLYLSARNCCLNYIKHHNIVVEHAQNLIQEEADEQTWDTIVESEIISLLSDYIRHLPGECAKIMELVMQGYNSTEISSLTGASSSTVRSQKQRGISLLKKMVSPELYTLLLLFLQQNN from the coding sequence ATGAAATCATCCGAAACAGACATAACATTTTTAAACAAACTGAACGCCCGTGATCATGAGGCTTTCAAACAGCTATTTCGGGAATTCTTTCAGGACATTGCTTACTATTCCAGCAAAATCCTGAAAGACACGGATATTGCCGAAGACATCGCTCAAGAGGTTTTTATCCGGTTATGGGAAAAAGAAAACCATTTTGAAAATTATCTCGCACTGAAATCCTACCTTTACCTCTCCGCTCGTAACTGTTGTCTAAACTACATTAAACATCACAATATCGTGGTCGAACATGCCCAAAATCTTATTCAAGAAGAAGCCGACGAGCAAACTTGGGACACGATTGTCGAGAGTGAAATTATCAGCTTACTATCAGACTACATCCGCCATCTTCCGGGAGAATGCGCCAAAATCATGGAACTTGTGATGCAAGGATACAACAGCACCGAAATTTCCAGCTTGACCGGAGCATCATCCAGCACGGTTAGGTCACAAAAACAACGAGGCATATCGCTATTGAAAAAAATGGTTTCTCCGGAACTATACACTCTACTCCTACTTTTCTTGCAACAAAACAATTAA
- a CDS encoding cysteate synthase, whose amino-acid sequence MTSYHLESACCGTTFEDKEWELECPHKDGAALIYANYAKRQFEVRNDLSGIYRYANWMPICRTLEGSGAPVTYKSEGLAEYLGLSNLYITFNGYWPERNAMMKTGSFKECEAYSVCARNNAFNDKIMVVASAGNTARAFGRVCSENHIPLLLCVPEDNLEAIWADGPWNDCVKLVCAASGCDYFDAIHLSNIICEMEFFYPEGGAKNVARRDGMGTTVLSAVETIGRIPDYYFQAVGSGTGAIAAWEANKRFIADGRFGSHFMKLMVSQNAPFTLMYDAWKAGSRTLLALDENMAREQVKEMCAKVLSNRKPPYSLKGGLYDALVATGGDMFLATNEETMEAKVLFEQLEGIDIEPAAAVALASLMQCVRERRVEEDAVIMLNITGGGIARYKKEFNPVMQKPDLVFPVNPNPEMVKEKVRELIGK is encoded by the coding sequence ATGACAAGTTATCATTTAGAGTCAGCATGTTGCGGGACTACTTTTGAGGATAAAGAGTGGGAGTTGGAATGTCCCCATAAGGATGGTGCGGCTTTGATCTATGCAAATTATGCAAAACGTCAATTTGAAGTGAGAAATGATTTGTCCGGTATTTACAGGTATGCGAATTGGATGCCTATTTGCCGGACGCTGGAAGGTTCCGGGGCTCCTGTGACTTACAAGAGCGAGGGGCTGGCCGAGTATCTGGGCCTGTCTAATTTGTACATAACGTTTAACGGTTATTGGCCGGAACGGAATGCCATGATGAAGACCGGATCTTTCAAGGAGTGTGAAGCATATTCTGTATGTGCACGAAATAACGCTTTTAATGACAAGATTATGGTGGTGGCTTCTGCCGGAAATACGGCGAGGGCCTTCGGGCGTGTATGTTCAGAGAATCATATACCGTTGTTATTGTGTGTGCCGGAAGATAATTTGGAGGCAATTTGGGCAGATGGGCCGTGGAATGATTGTGTGAAATTGGTTTGTGCGGCTTCGGGATGTGATTATTTTGATGCGATTCATCTATCTAATATTATATGCGAGATGGAGTTTTTCTATCCTGAAGGTGGGGCTAAGAACGTGGCTCGTCGTGACGGGATGGGAACAACCGTGTTGTCAGCCGTGGAAACAATCGGTCGTATCCCGGATTATTATTTCCAAGCTGTGGGTAGCGGAACGGGAGCGATTGCGGCATGGGAGGCTAACAAACGATTTATTGCCGATGGGCGTTTCGGTTCGCATTTTATGAAATTGATGGTTTCTCAAAACGCACCGTTTACGTTGATGTATGATGCATGGAAAGCGGGGTCCCGGACTTTGTTGGCATTGGATGAGAATATGGCTAGGGAGCAAGTGAAAGAGATGTGCGCCAAGGTGTTGTCAAATCGTAAACCTCCTTACTCTTTGAAGGGAGGGTTGTATGATGCGTTGGTGGCAACGGGGGGAGATATGTTTCTGGCAACGAACGAAGAGACGATGGAGGCTAAGGTGTTGTTCGAGCAGTTGGAAGGAATTGATATTGAACCAGCGGCGGCGGTTGCTTTGGCCAGTTTGATGCAATGTGTTCGGGAGAGACGGGTAGAGGAGGATGCCGTGATCATGTTGAATATCACGGGAGGAGGAATTGCCCGTTATAAAAAAGAATTTAATCCGGTGATGCAGAAGCCTGATTTGGTGTTCCCGGTAAATCCGAACCCGGAGATGGTAAAGGAGAAAGTGAGAGAGTTGATCGGAAAGTAA
- the tpx gene encoding thiol peroxidase has translation MAKITLAGNSINTKGSLPSVGSIAPDFSLVKTDLSELTLASEKGKRIVLNIFPSLDTSVCATSVRTFNKLAAEMDNTIVLAISKDLPFAHARFCTTEGIDKVIPLSAFRDHAFGDKYGVEMIDGPLAGLLARSVVVIDENGKIIYEELVPEITHEPNYDAALASLKK, from the coding sequence ATGGCAAAAATAACATTAGCAGGTAATAGTATAAATACAAAAGGTAGTCTACCTTCAGTTGGTTCAATCGCTCCTGATTTTTCATTAGTAAAAACGGATTTATCTGAATTAACCTTGGCAAGCGAAAAAGGTAAACGTATTGTTCTAAATATTTTCCCCAGTCTTGACACTAGCGTATGCGCAACATCCGTACGCACGTTCAATAAACTTGCGGCTGAAATGGATAATACGATTGTATTGGCAATCTCTAAAGATCTTCCTTTTGCACACGCTCGTTTTTGTACCACAGAAGGAATTGACAAAGTAATTCCTCTTTCTGCATTCAGAGATCATGCTTTCGGTGACAAATATGGGGTAGAAATGATAGATGGACCTTTAGCCGGATTATTGGCTCGTTCCGTTGTCGTTATTGATGAAAACGGAAAGATTATTTACGAAGAACTCGTTCCGGAAATCACTCACGAACCGAACTATGATGCAGCTCTAGCTAGCTTAAAGAAATAG
- a CDS encoding TlpA family protein disulfide reductase — MKKVLFCIVCLNMALLCFGQPVKVKLVAEREAFVLFGDERYDLKKGEIRWITLEGEAMYGRRLWANEECILFLEAGDVLEVVLHENNELELKDDGSLCATRNNWLRKVNLLKQRLQYSQLIPQLLPKEYEGLNLERACDSLNVWLATYLEEYPADRKNFEKVMRTEFKYYRLLEENSIKFSRATFQEFSKDALAGFAELIPDAEDDRVVHSPSYWRMVEMYVDYLRVEDPRGLQGKGDRIYENELKLAKYFPKGTVRDEIAYTNLDNILYWVRPDSRKEFDKCVKRLPPRYAVILQKKLNKQDAERKDRKLVPENLFPSLSGETVDGERVDLSSFKGVWILLDVWATWCGPCCNEIPFLVKMEERLQGRNIEFVSLSVDKSADREKWIKMVREKEMKGVQLRLTGKKSELNEMLCISGIPHFAIIDPQGKLVWNALPGVSYGLIYRILKEVPMR; from the coding sequence ATGAAGAAAGTATTGTTTTGTATTGTATGTCTAAACATGGCCTTGTTGTGTTTCGGGCAACCGGTGAAAGTAAAACTGGTGGCAGAGCGGGAGGCTTTTGTTTTGTTCGGTGACGAACGTTATGATTTGAAAAAGGGAGAAATCCGTTGGATTACTTTGGAGGGAGAAGCTATGTATGGGAGAAGATTGTGGGCTAACGAAGAGTGTATTTTATTTTTAGAGGCTGGGGATGTTTTGGAAGTTGTTTTGCATGAAAATAATGAATTGGAGTTAAAGGATGACGGTAGTTTGTGTGCGACTCGGAATAATTGGTTACGTAAAGTGAATTTGCTGAAACAGAGATTACAGTATAGCCAACTTATACCCCAGTTACTTCCAAAGGAGTATGAGGGATTAAATCTGGAAAGAGCGTGTGATTCCTTGAATGTTTGGTTGGCTACTTATTTGGAGGAATATCCGGCAGACCGGAAAAATTTCGAGAAAGTGATGCGGACGGAGTTTAAGTACTATCGTTTGTTGGAAGAAAATAGCATAAAGTTTTCAAGAGCAACTTTTCAGGAATTTTCCAAGGATGCACTGGCCGGTTTTGCCGAACTGATCCCGGATGCGGAAGATGATCGGGTGGTTCATTCTCCTTCCTACTGGCGAATGGTGGAGATGTACGTGGATTATTTGCGGGTAGAGGATCCCCGTGGGTTACAAGGGAAAGGAGATCGGATATATGAAAACGAGCTGAAGTTGGCAAAGTATTTCCCGAAAGGTACGGTGAGAGATGAAATAGCGTACACGAATTTGGACAATATTCTTTATTGGGTACGCCCGGATAGCCGGAAAGAGTTCGATAAATGCGTAAAACGATTGCCCCCTCGTTATGCTGTTATTTTGCAAAAGAAATTGAATAAGCAAGATGCCGAACGAAAGGATCGGAAGTTAGTGCCGGAGAATTTGTTCCCCTCGTTATCTGGAGAAACCGTGGACGGGGAGAGGGTAGATTTGTCTTCTTTCAAGGGGGTGTGGATATTACTAGACGTGTGGGCCACGTGGTGTGGGCCGTGTTGCAATGAAATTCCTTTCTTGGTAAAGATGGAAGAGCGTTTGCAAGGTCGAAATATAGAGTTTGTGTCATTATCCGTGGACAAATCGGCTGATCGGGAAAAATGGATAAAGATGGTGAGGGAGAAAGAGATGAAAGGGGTGCAGTTGCGATTGACCGGTAAGAAAAGCGAGTTAAACGAGATGTTGTGTATCAGTGGGATTCCGCATTTTGCTATTATTGATCCTCAAGGAAAGTTGGTGTGGAACGCTTTACCCGGGGTTTCTTACGGGCTGATATACCGGATACTGAAAGAAGTGCCCATGAGATAA
- a CDS encoding class I SAM-dependent rRNA methyltransferase — MSKIVLKAGKERSLYRLHPWVFSGAIAKIKGDVQEGDVVQVYNSDDEYLATGHYQIGSIAVRVLTFKEGEIDYNFWVERIRQAYLTRVAIGLATNPNNNVYRLVHGEGDDLSGLVIDYYAGVAVVQFHSVGMHKVREEITKALLEVMGDKLIAIYDKSEGTLPFKAGLNPKNDYLYGHTDNFTAIENGLKFNVDWLEGQKTGFFVDQRENRRLLEQYAHDKNVLNMFCYTGGFSFYAMRGGAKLVHSVDASARAIELTNQNVELNFPGDTRHEAFVEDAFKFLDKSHNKYDLIILDPPAFAKHQNVLDNAIQGYKKLNRKGIEVVKPGGLIFTFSCSQVMTKDLFRQTVFTAAANTGRKVKILHQLTQPADHPISIYHPEGEYLKGLVLYVE; from the coding sequence ATGAGCAAAATAGTTCTAAAAGCCGGTAAAGAAAGATCTTTATACAGACTGCACCCGTGGGTCTTCTCGGGAGCAATAGCCAAAATCAAGGGGGACGTACAGGAAGGTGACGTCGTTCAAGTGTATAACAGTGACGACGAATATCTCGCCACGGGCCACTACCAGATCGGGAGTATCGCCGTGCGTGTACTCACATTCAAGGAAGGGGAAATTGACTATAACTTCTGGGTTGAACGCATCCGACAGGCCTATCTGACACGTGTGGCTATCGGTTTGGCGACCAACCCGAACAACAACGTCTACCGACTCGTTCATGGGGAAGGTGACGATCTTTCTGGACTTGTCATTGACTATTATGCGGGTGTTGCCGTCGTGCAATTCCATTCCGTGGGAATGCATAAAGTTCGGGAAGAGATCACGAAAGCCCTGTTGGAAGTCATGGGGGATAAACTCATTGCCATATACGACAAGTCGGAAGGAACCCTTCCTTTTAAGGCTGGACTTAACCCCAAGAATGACTACTTGTACGGTCACACCGACAACTTCACGGCCATCGAAAACGGGTTAAAATTCAACGTGGACTGGCTGGAAGGTCAAAAGACCGGATTCTTTGTCGATCAACGGGAAAACCGACGCTTATTAGAACAATACGCCCACGACAAAAACGTTCTCAACATGTTCTGTTACACGGGAGGGTTCTCATTCTACGCCATGCGAGGTGGGGCAAAACTCGTGCATTCAGTGGATGCCTCAGCCAGAGCTATCGAATTAACCAACCAAAATGTGGAACTAAACTTCCCCGGCGACACTCGTCATGAGGCATTCGTGGAAGACGCTTTCAAATTCCTTGATAAATCACACAACAAATATGACTTGATCATCCTTGATCCTCCCGCATTTGCCAAACACCAGAACGTGCTAGACAATGCCATTCAAGGATACAAAAAACTGAACCGTAAGGGAATCGAGGTTGTAAAACCCGGTGGGTTAATCTTCACCTTTTCCTGTTCGCAGGTCATGACAAAAGACCTCTTCCGCCAAACGGTCTTCACCGCGGCAGCCAACACGGGCAGGAAAGTTAAAATTTTACACCAGCTCACGCAGCCTGCCGATCACCCGATCAGTATCTATCACCCGGAGGGGGAATATTTGAAGGGATTGGTGCTGTACGTGGAATAA
- a CDS encoding DNA-binding protein yields the protein MTYTITFNELRKIKDMLPHGSMQRIAEDLGISTDTVRNYFGADNYDNGGSSAGIHVEQGPDGGLVVLDDTAILDKARELLNV from the coding sequence ATGACTTATACTATTACTTTTAACGAGCTGAGAAAAATCAAAGACATGCTACCCCACGGAAGCATGCAGAGAATTGCAGAAGACTTGGGTATCAGTACAGACACCGTACGTAACTACTTCGGAGCCGACAATTATGACAACGGGGGATCAAGCGCAGGTATACATGTTGAACAAGGCCCTGACGGCGGACTTGTCGTTTTGGATGACACGGCCATCTTGGACAAAGCCAGGGAACTCTTGAACGTGTAG